CTTGACCAGCGCGACGTTCTCATcttccgtccacttcctccgtgCACCGTCGTCATCAGccggctgcgacgactcgcctACCACCTTTtccccttcttcttcttcttcttcttcttcggtgcGCCCTGACCCTGCCCCCGCCCCTGacctactccctctgtctgaATGGGAGTGTCTCCGAATCGAACGCCCGGTAACAAATCCTCTATGGAGAAAGTGTCATCTCCAGTGAATTGCGTCTCCACTGGGGTCGATGTGTGGGAAGACGCagtaaaaaaatcaagagtggGGCGATAGACATTGCCTCCCCCCCCCGCGTCACGGGCTGCACCGGCTGCACCCCCGCCTGCCACCCCGGCATCATCGTGGCATCATCTGCATCCCGGCTCCCCAACCGGGCATCATCTGCATACCGGGTTGCATGCCCGGTAGCCCCTGCCCGCCGCCATGCGGCATCATCTGCTGCCAAGGGTACATGTTGTAGTACCCGCCGCCATCTGCCCCCATCCCGCCCCTGCGGGTATCGTGGGAGTTTGAGTCCCGCTCGTCGCTGGAGtagactcgttgttgtgatccatttcGCGTTATTgttcttgtacagaaattaagagagagagaaaactcgttaaaacaagtggtgcgaatgaaaatgacgtgaaaatcgcgtttatatagtgtttcaaaaatttaataaaaataaaaaaaaattgcgctggccgatcgccagcctacaatggcggcgagcggatcggcgaGCGCTCACCGATATTCTCGCCGATTGCAATAGTTCGGCGAGCGGACCGGCTAGCGCGGGgtatcggctagccggtcgctcgcCTAatactgtggatgctcttataaagTGGACAAGTGAATCTCTATTTATGTACAGAAAAGTTGTTTCCAATATCTCTCCCGCATTTTCTCTCTATTCCTTCTTTtgttctatttattattttaaatctaaataattatgttaaattttttaacacaaaatataattgtgtcaaatttttatatgttcTAAAAGTTTATACGAAAGGATATAAGTTTTACTTATtctaaaatactccatataaaaggataacttttttcttattttattgatttttaatatcaccAAAGTCGATTTAtgtatataactaaaataataaacactTTAATGAAAGATTTATTcgacaattaaaattttgcaatagatatttttattacaaattttatattgcaTGACTTATGAAGGGTAAGGAAAGGGAGACGTGGCTCGTGGTAATGAAGGAAGAAATTATgtcattacataaaaatggCACATGGGTTTTGGTGAGGAATATTAAGGGTTAGAAGTTGGTTAGTTTCAAGTGGATttcaaagaataaaatagaggtGGGAGATGTTGAAACAATCAAGTACAAAGCCAGATTAGTGGTTAAGAGCTTCACACAAGAAGTATGGatagattttaatgagatttATTCACATGTGGAGGTCAAGCACACATCCATCACAGTTCTGCTAGTTTTGGTTGCACATCGTGATTGAGAATTGCAACAACTAGATATGAAAACAATCTTCTTGTATGGAGACTTGAAAGAAACTATATACATGATGAAGCCCGAAGGTTTTATGGTTGAGGGAGATGAGCAAATGATTTGTCTCTTGAAGAAGAGTCTCTACGAGCTGGGACAAAGTTCCAAACTGTAGGAATCAAACCACCAtagattcactaattaccgaAACCTCTTTTATACACTACGTATTGAGATGACTAATCTCAGAGGAACAAGCCGTAATACAAAAGAGATTACAAGATTACATAGTACAATCTAAACAAGTCGGAAACCTTAGCTACTAATCAGTCTTCCACTTAGACTgaacctcaagcttcatccgATTGTTCACCTGCACACTAAGTAAAGACATTAGTAATCAACACAAGATCCCTAAGAATCTAAACCAGAAAAGATTTGACTAAGGTCACGTAAGTCAGGATGTGGCTCAGGTCACAACAGCGACTACACCAGGCTAAGAACCTCCCCACACGCTTCAACCAAGAGTCACCAAAGGAGAACCGTCGAAACTTTGGATCAGAGACCACTGCCTCACCGACCAACACCAGCTCCAACTATCTCAACACAAGGAAGTACACAAATCTCATAGATCTCCCAATTCTCACACCGAATCTCTCACAACTCACACCAACACACCAAATCTCAGAAGGAAACCGAACCAGGGATTCATCGGAGGAAACAGAAGATCGGAGAAGAAGACCAGCAGTAACCGCCATagatgtagagagagaaagaagagagaaggaagagcaCATCTTCGTCAAGAGgaagagtgagagagagaatagaaTGAGTGAAGTGAAACAGGGCAGCAACACTTAACACACATAAAGCACAACCCTACATCAGACGGTTGATGTTGGTGATCCAAGTAGAGTAGCCACGTGGCGTGCATCGGTGAGGTCAAGCGATGAGAGGGCAAGGCCTCAATTAATTACATTGAAGCAGGCTCAATTCCAATTAATTGTGAGTTGTTTTGGTCCAACTTAGTTAAGCTAGATCTAGTGTTTTCTTCAAGTTTCTAATCGGTTGTTTCTTCTTAAAATGCATAGTTTGAGTTTTTCCGCCACCTTGCATGCTTATCTGAGTGCACGTGTGCTGATTTCTGCTTGGTTGCATTTGTTTGAATTCTTCCTACATCTAAGTTTAGAGTCAATGATTTTGgtgttactccctccatcccaagatattagactcgTATACCACTTTGGGGCGTCCCAACATATTTgattcatttctatttatggtaaaaatttactttactaCCAGCTCCACTTACACAACtaaacaacatctcctaaatttttatgcccaaaagaagtgagtctaatatcttgggacggagggagtagatctGAGTTGTTTGATTCCGACCTAAAGCATTCATCCATGGAAGTTGAGTTTTCTGATCATTTTTCTCGTTTGCTTGGTAAAGAATAGAACGTCGCAGTCAGCCTAGGGACCACTTTTTTGCTTTAGTTGCTTTTTCtgttttgtcttttgctttttcaGCTTTTTCTGCATGTTCAAGTAACAGTTAGCCAGTGAGTCTATTATtcctttttgcttttgtctaTCTATTTAGGGTaagttttcacttttcacatGCGCACTAGTAGACTAGCCTTCACCCTCACGTACATATCCCGCTACATGAAGCATTTAGTTACTTACTGGTCAGGATAGGtagagtctcattttattttacgcCTAGGTAAaactcaaccccaaaagcgtGGCAGCTAACCAATCCCTCCCAGAATGTCATCTTAAGTGTATCGCCTACATCCATCTATGTGGGATCAATCCTTTACTCCgctatactagccagtagaagtgggttgaggtttttgataTGGAAGATAGACACAGACCAAACGACACAACTAGGTCTAGGTTTCCTCCTAGCCAGTTGACAAACTAAACACGCACAGAGTCATAGTCTGCATTCCATAGTCTATCACTGCAGCCTACTTATTGCTTTGTGTAGATGATATGTTGGTGGCAGGTGCAAACAAAGAAGAAGTAGTTGGCAAAAGATGAGTTAAGATGAATGGTTTGGAGGATGCAAGGAGGATTCTTGGCATGGATATCATTAGGAACATAAAAGAAAGGGCCTTGAAGATATTATAGATAGACTGACTACATCAACAAGGTCTTAACAAGATTTCAGATACATTCAAAGACAGTGTCAATTCCTCTTGCGAGACATTTCAAGTTGAGCAATGATCAAAAGCCGAAAATCGATCACGAGGTTAAGGAGATGAGTGCAATCCCTTATGCAAACATCGTTAGCAGTATAATGTATACCATGATATGTACCAGACCAGATGTGCCTCAAGCGATCAGTGTGGAGAGCCGATACATGGCTAATTATGGCAGAGAGCATTGAACTGCTCTTAAATAGATCATTAGATGCTTGAAAGGATCAGCTGGGTATGGTCTTAAATTCAAGAGCAAGGATCGTCATGGAGAAGATGCCTTGCAAGGATATTGTGATTCGGCCTATGCCTGGAACAGAGACAATAAGAAGTCTCAAAGTGGATACATCTTCAATCTTTATGGAAATGTTGTTTCATAGAAGTCTAATCTCCAATCAGTGGTAGCCTTGTCAACTACTGAAGCCGAATATATAGCACCCATAGAGGCAGCTAAGGAAGGGATAATGAAAGGCTTCGGTGTAAGGCAGGAAGTTGTTGAGATCAAATGATAGTAATATCGCTATATGTTTGTCGAAACATAAGTATTTCATGATAGAAGTAAACACGTAATTCAGTATCATGTTTCCGTGGACGTAGGCTAAGGTCAAAACACATAATTCCTTTTGTGTTCTTGATTTCAACTTGTCGTTCCTTTCACGAGCAATCCACAACAGAATTTAGACCggaaaaataagttttataATTTGGTATATTATGGTACCATTATCAGTTTCTGACATTATAGCAACACAACATAATCTAACTGCTAAAATCTTATCTGCTGCATATTTACCAAAATACCCtgtaaaactttaaaaaaaagaaaagcccAACGTTCATAACTTCACagttcacacacacacacacgcataCGTATGTGTGTTACGCTCTTCAGAGTATAGTGCTGTGTCACCCAATGTAAGATTGGAACAGAAAACATGTGACATTAATAAGGACAAATTGGGAAGAGAAAtcctaaaataatttaataatttacttgtatatttttttgaaactcACACCCGAAAAAAAATCGGTATCTTTTTGTGAATgatatatcaaatatattgGAATGGGACTCGAGGACTTCTTCCGCCAAAAGccaaaaagtaaataaaatagatatcatatagtagtattattatcaaactaaaattataaaaaaagttatttgtAATCAACTCTATTCACATTCATATATTCTTTGTCCTAAAGTTCACACCTCTCtctccctttctctctcatacacACCTTTTACCTTTGCTTTCTTGAAACATGTCaccatatattaatatacatgCTAACACAATGGGTGTAGGCAACCCTCTTCCGCAGCTAGTGGGGCCTCCCCCGGCCACGGTGGCGGACGAGCCCGGGCACTCGACTCACCGCTCAATCGAGACACTGGTGGTGGTGTTAGCTGTCATCACACTAATTGGAGTTATTGCAGGGATCATCGCTCGCCTCTGTGGCGGCCAAGGCAACGATGAGGGCTGGGTCGAGAAGCGCTGTCGCAGCTGCATTGAAGCCGGAGTCGACACGGCGCCACCGCCACCGGCTAAGGAGGAGGAGCCGAAGCCAGCCGCCGCAGCTAAGAAGTGAgcttgtttttttgtttcacaCTCAAAATGTAGTACTAAGTGGgagtaatttgattttttgcatatttttattttaaatattatgcaTAATTAGTCATTAGTGTGACAGTCAAAGAAATATGGAAGTTggtcaaaattaattatagtggCAGTGTGACTTTGGTCGGAATATTGTAGTGTGAATGGGACACTTGCTTACTGACtttcaacttttaattttgcaatatTATAGTCTTTCCTTATAAGAAAATTGTACtgtatttaattcaattttgtaaGTTTGCCACTTATTAAATGCGACAAAATGTATGCTATTCAAgttcatttttgtattttatttttagttgtataTTAGTAAATGTAGAAAGGGAATCTAGAATTTGTAGTGTTATATCATGCCATATGGGAAAAACTATCCGTTGCCAATTACCTTTTCTAGTTCCCTGTgatataataaaagttatcTTTTGTGAGTGAAACATTGTGTTGGTGATGAATCGCTTTTTACACgtatagaatataaataataaatttccaTTATATACATATTCGATTTTGACAAACCTGTCAATTgaacacattaaaaaattcttCTAAATTCTCCATTCtcaaatttgttaaaaaatctCTATTAACTTATActaagaaataacaaacaaagGATAGAGAAAGAGGGACAAAGAAAGATAGCCGAGATCGGCTGTTTGGAGACAAAGAGATAATAGAGTTTTGATTAAATCTTGCTTAATTCCTAATGATAAACTCtccaaatattttaagttCAAAACAAGGGGAAAACTAACTCACTCTCGAAACATAGGTATCAGTACCCATTACCAAGATcttaaaatcttatttattaaaatgatttaaCTCTTGAAATCATACTCACGCTATAGGGCGgacgtccgtcgcatcgttcGTCACTGTGTCTTCGCAGACAATGGCTTAACCATCGTCCGTGGACGAAGCGCGGACGATGctcatcgtccgtcgcatcgtccgccactgtggcatcgcggacgatgcgGCGGACGATGCTCAcgcattttctttttttattttattttatttttttccaaaattttttcTTAGTTAAACACCACAATTCTCTACCATTTCAAacactccaatttcacatctcttcaattattctctctcatctcctCAAATATGAATCCCGACGACTACGATTTGAGTACATCGGATGGCTGCAGACGGGCCTTGACTCGAGCCTTGTTCGATTGCGTTAATGAAGCCGCAGTGGAATGCTTGGccgcagcggcggcggcggtggcggcggtggCGCGGGTCCCTCGTTCGATTCGATGTCGAACGTTTGTCCCCCGCGAACACGACGTAGCTCACGAACGGCTGTTCGCAGACTATTTTGTCGAGCAACCACGGTGGGGCCCCACCTTTTTTCACCGCCGTTTTAGAATGAGCCGAGATCTTTTTCTTCACATTGTGCACACGTTGGAAGGACGTGATGAATACTTCCAGTATCGTGAAGACGGCATCGGTAGACCCGGACTTACGCCGTTGCagaagtgcacggttgcgattcggcagttggcctacggcacCACAacggatatgttcgacgagtaccttcacATCGGGGATACAACTGGCCGCAGTTGTCTAAAGAATTTTTGTAAGGGAGTTGTGGAGGCTTTTTGCGACATATATTTGCGACGCCCGACCTGCTGATAAGTGCCAGAGCCTGATGAGGATGCACGAGACGGTTCACGGCTTCCCTGGGATGCTAGGGAGCATCGACTATATGCACTGGCAGTGGAACAACTGCCCGACGGCGtggagaggccaatttactagtggctacaagggcagccacccgacgatgatcctGGAAGCCGTCGCTGACCACCGCctctggatctggcatgcctaCTTCGGTGTAGCCGGGTctgaacaacgacatcaacgtcctcaactcgtccacCTTCTTCGCCGATCAGTGTAGGGGTCGCGGCCCGGCCGTCTAGTTCACTGCCAACGGCCGCAGATatcatatggggtactacttgGCCGATGGCATATACCCAAGGTGGCCTGTTTTTGTGAAGATGATCAGCTGCCCAATTGGAGACAAGAGAGTCTTGTTTGCGGCAAAGCAGGAGTCTGCgcggaaggatgtggagcgggcttttggggtgctccaatcgcggtgGGCATCGTGAAAGGTCCGGCGCGTTTCTAGTTCAAGGAAGTCATCGCCGacgtcatgtatgcgtgcatcatcatgcataacatgctAGTCGAACAAGTAGTTGGACATGTCACCGATTGGGTGGATGATGAAGCCGGATCTAGCTCCAGCACGACGACCCCGCCTGTCGCTCGAGGATTACCGATGGGCTTCGATGAGGTTCTACAGAGACAGACTTCAATGCGCAGCCAACAAGACCACGCGACGCTCATGGgcgacatgattgaagaagtttggaagCGTTTCGGCCATTGAAGATttgtagtttatttatttgtatgtaaAATTTGAACTTTCTATGGAATGAAGTTGTTTTCTCCAATTGTtgtagtatttaaatattcaaaaaataaataaaatgcttagggcggggctagtccgccccattgtggatgccctaagtTCACGAATGTGTTTGGCTAATGGAAAATTATTTAGCACTAAACTCAATTGCAGATATGCAGTATAGATATTATAGAGTCAAAAAGTACGCATATGGTATTGAATCACTAGAATTAAAACACAAACTGTGTATCACAAAGTTTCATATAGTAGTTGGAACAACTGGGATTTTGGGAAGCATTTCTAAAATCTAGacataattaagtaaataccaaaataaaacaagaaaatcaatGAATTTAAACAGACATAATAAACCAAACACATGTTTGATGTTTTGGGACCAAAAATGTGC
The nucleotide sequence above comes from Salvia hispanica cultivar TCC Black 2014 chromosome 5, UniMelb_Shisp_WGS_1.0, whole genome shotgun sequence. Encoded proteins:
- the LOC125189526 gene encoding uncharacterized protein LOC125189526, translated to MNPDDYDLSTSDGCRRALTRALFDCVNEAAVECLAAAAAAVAAVARVPRSIRCRTFVPREHDVAHERLFADYFVEQPRWGPTFFHRRFRMSRDLFLHIVHTLEGRDEYFQYREDGIGRPGLTPLQKCTVAIRQLAYGTTTDMFDEYLHIGDTTGRSCLKNFCKGVVEAFCDIYLRRPTC